Proteins from a genomic interval of Flammeovirgaceae bacterium SG7u.111:
- a CDS encoding DUF2071 domain-containing protein, producing the protein MSFLKAEWRKLAIANYEVDPSVLKPHVPYGTELDLWNGTCYVSLVGFMFLNTKLLGVKIPFHVNFEEVNLRFYVRRKVDGEWRRGVVFIKEIVPKPALTFVANTVYKEHYETMPMLHRWEETQEAREVEYLWKCKGNWQRFKVTADSEATEMPLGSESEFITEHYWGYAKVGEQKSNEYEVTHPKWLKYDVQSYEVEVDFALTYGQEFNFLNQISPVSVMLAEGSEITVEGKQVLR; encoded by the coding sequence ATGTCCTTCCTCAAAGCCGAATGGCGAAAATTAGCGATTGCGAATTATGAAGTTGATCCTTCTGTGCTGAAACCACATGTTCCCTACGGCACGGAGCTAGATTTGTGGAATGGTACCTGCTATGTGAGTTTGGTCGGTTTCATGTTCCTCAACACCAAACTCCTTGGGGTCAAAATCCCTTTCCATGTCAATTTTGAAGAGGTGAACCTGCGGTTTTATGTGCGAAGGAAAGTAGATGGAGAATGGCGCAGAGGCGTGGTGTTCATCAAAGAAATTGTGCCCAAACCTGCCCTTACTTTTGTGGCAAATACGGTGTACAAAGAGCATTACGAGACCATGCCCATGTTGCACCGCTGGGAGGAAACTCAGGAGGCAAGAGAAGTGGAATACCTGTGGAAATGCAAGGGAAACTGGCAACGATTTAAGGTAACGGCAGACTCAGAAGCTACGGAAATGCCACTCGGTAGCGAGTCCGAATTCATTACAGAGCACTACTGGGGTTATGCAAAAGTAGGCGAACAAAAAAGCAACGAATACGAAGTAACCCATCCCAAATGGCTGAAATACGATGTACAATCTTACGAAGTAGAAGTAGATTTTGCCCTGACCTACGGACAAGAATTTAACTTCCTCAACCAAATAAGCCCGGTTTCCGTCATGCTTGCCGAGGGATCGGAAATTACGGTGGAAGGGAAACAGGTGTTAAGATGA